The following coding sequences lie in one Clupea harengus chromosome 23, Ch_v2.0.2, whole genome shotgun sequence genomic window:
- the si:ch211-183d21.1 gene encoding uncharacterized protein si:ch211-183d21.1 — translation MMWLASVLSRVCMLCTCVSLVCVRAEGCLMISEVNSDNPKFDTHEFVELFHSSGRSTSLQGYTLVLYNGNGNKAYRVIDLTGHATDERGFFLIGSVELSPRPGVALPPNSIQNGPDAVALYGPGTELIEVGGHVQAEGLVDALVYATRRGAEVEGLASVLTPGSPPFLEDPSLFEEDESIQRCLETDHHWAFRVAPPTPGRANECVPPPPALARIEELRLGGLVTTRHVELSIATEMGAMVLLVFDGQTGVVRKTTEIPGSGQSDRLLSVPVDTSGTGSTSGAVALYEGKVAEVLSQSLMQPVDAFVFAADPQSFNATLLETLTPGRQPYTLTHGWEDGLSLSRCGVADWSRDSGTFMEAVSTPSLANHCPWPKICPHDIVFPDGTPAPTLPPWMGTDFLLNELNSDSPGAAENTEFIEIWHPSGTRASLEGVWLLLINGQTGRPYREISLSGHFTDANGYFLIGSDGLQPKPSIVLPANTVQNGPDAVALYRSKEPPSQQEGVPKLGLLDAMVYRASGNDRDTWMLTEALTPYQLPLLEDPQALPGDESISRCQGSPNTLSAFRVGPPTPMANNVCPHPPSPEGLAINEVGGALGPNHTQESMFVELIGPPQTSLDGLVVMVFEGRTREAIPLQGHIGDDGLFLLNHTSGTDAVVLCYGVGVCDLDSEILDSVIFTDVPLHLKNLPATTGHINPAIRAVADGHISLSRCSCCDHNSPSSWITSSPTPGLPNNCPSPTYSSAIHLCLEPQPHDGQDQAGSNHTNSNFEPVITDCSGEVAVYLEQQCNCGITALYLQGVNVSCVSGLMYLQGSIPALSEHQRALITHTTSSTHSCLRKGSLALPVGIVLGMVFLMLMGVALFIFLYRRKRPLDYSSMELSEHVEL, via the exons ATGATGTGGCTGGCGAGTGTGCTTTCCCGCGTGTGCAtgctgtgcacgtgtgtgtcctTGGTGTGTGTCCGCGCAGAGGGCTGCCTGATGATCAGTGAGGTCAACAGCGACAACCCAAAGTTCGACACGCATGAGTTCGTGGAGCTGTTCCACTCGAGCGGCAGGAGCACCTCGCTGCAAGGCTACACCCTTGTTCTCTATAATGGCAACGGTAACAAGGCTTACCGCGTCATCGACCTGACGGGCCACGCCACCGATGAGCGGGGCTTCTTCCTGATTGGCTCGGTGGAGCTCAGTCCCCGTCCTGGCGTGGCGCTCCCGCCCAATAGCATTCAGAACGGCCCGGACGCCGTGGCGCTCTACGGGCCGGGGACGGAGCTGATTGAGGTCGGGGGGCATGTTCAAGCCGAGGGATTGGTGGACGCGCTCGTGTACGCCACGCGGCGGGGGGCCGAAGTCGAGGGACTGGCGAGTGTGCTGACCCCTGGGTCGCCCCCATTTTTGGAGGACCCATCCCTCTTTGAGGAGGACGAGTCTATCCAACGTTGCCTGGAGACGGATCACCACTGGGCCTTCCGTGTGGCACCGCCCACTCCGGGACGAGCCAATGAGTGCGTGCCACCTCCCCCCGCCCTTGCCCGCATTGAAGAGCTGCGCTTGGGCGGACTGGTGACGACCAGGCATGTGGAGTTGAGCATCGCCACGGAGATGGGTGCCATGGTGCTGCTTGTGTTTGATGGACAGACAGGGGTTGTCAGAAAGACGACGGAAATCCCTGGCTCTGGTCAGAGTGACAGACTCTTGAGTGTGCCTGTAGACACCAGTGGGacag GCTCCACGAGTGGGGCGGTGGCCTTGTACGAGGGGAAAGTGGCGGAAGTCCTGTCCCAGAGCCTCATGCAGCCAGTCGACGCCTTTGTGTTCGCCGCCGATCCTCAGTCCTTCAATGCCACGCTCCTCGAGACCCTGACGCCGGGACGTCAGCCCTACACCCTCACGCACGG ttggGAGGATGGCCTGTCACTCAGTCGCTGCGGAGTTGCTGATTGGTCCAGAGACTCCGGTACCTTTATGGAGGCGGTATCTACCCCATCACTGGCCAATCACTGTCCCTGGCCAAAGATCTGCCCCCACGACATTG tGTTTCCGGACGGGACACCTGCGCCCACCCTTCCCCCGTGGATGGGGACGGACTTCCTGCTGAACGAGTTGAACTCCGATTCACCGGGAGCAGCGGAGAACACAGAGTTCATCGAGATCTGGCACCCATCTGGCACACGCGCGTCCCTGGAAGGGGTGTGGCTCCTGCTCATCAACGGCCAGACGGGGCGGCCCTATCGGGAGATCAGCCTATCGGGTCACTTCACCGACGCCAACGgctactttttgattggcagtgACGGGCTTCAACCAAAGCCCTCCATCGTGCTCCCGGCCAACACTGTGCAGAACGGGCCTGACGCGGTGGCGCTCTACCGCAGCAAGGAACCGCCCTCTCAACAGGAAGGCGTGCCCAAATTAGGGCTGCTGGACGCCATGGTGTACCGTGCCTCCGGCAACGACAGGGACACGTGGATGCTGACAGAGGCGCTCACGCCCTATCAGCTGCCTCTGCTCGAGGACCCGCAGGCGTTGCCAGGAGACGAGAGCATCAGCCGCTGCCAAGGAAGTCCCAATACGCTCTCTGCGTTTAGA GTTGGCCCGCCTACCCCCATGGCAAATAACGTGTGTCCTCACCCACCTTCCCCAGAAGGTCTGGCAATCAATGAGGTGGGTGGGGCCTTGGGGCCTAACCACACCCAGGAGAGCATGTTTGTGGAGCTGATTGGACCGCCCCAGACCAGCCTGGACGGATTGGTTGTGATGGTGTTCGAGGGCAGGACCAGAGAAGCGATCCCTCTTCAGGGACACATTGGAGATGATGGCCTTTTCCTGCTCAACCACACTTctggaacag atgcGGTAGTCCTGTGCTATGGCGTGGGGGTGTGTGACTTGGACTCTGAGATTTTGGACTCTGTGATCTTCACTGATGTGCCACTGCACCTGAAGAATCTACCAGCCACCACAGGGCACATAAACCCTgcaatcag ggcAGTGGCAGACGGGCACATCTCCCTGAGCCGGTGTTCCTGCTGTGATCACAACTCTCCGTCCTCCTGGATCACTTCCTCCCCGACACCAGGCCTGCCCAATAACTGTCCAAGCCCCACCTACTCCAGCGCCATCCACCTATGCCTGGAGCCTCAGCCACATGACGGACAGGACCAAGCAGGAA GTAATCACACCAACAGTAATTTCGAGCCAGTCATTACAG ACTGCAGTGGGGAAGTGGCAGTGTATTTGGAGCAACAGTGTAACTGTGGTATAACAGCCCTCTATCtacaag gagtgaatgtgtcatgtgtgtctggTCTAATGTATCTGCAGGGTTCCATTCCTGCGCTGTCTGAACACCAGAGGGcgctaatcacacacaccactagcaGCACACACTCTTGCCTGAGGAAAG GGTCCTTGGCTCTACCAGTGGGCATAGTGCTGGGTATGGTCTTTCTGATGTTGATGGGTGTGGCTTTGTTTATTTTCCTGTACAGGAGGAA gCGGCCGCTGGATTATTCTTCAATGGAACTGagtgaacatgttgaactctag